The following is a genomic window from Balneola sp..
CGCCTTCAGTAGCATACTTGCGAAGGACAGGTAATTCATTGACAACCCTGAATACTGGGATTTCATGAATCTATACAACATGACCTCATTAAAAAGCGGTTAGAAATGAATCATGACTCACTGAGTTTAACCAAAACGGTCATCGAATGATCTCACATATACAGAAATGACGAATGCTGTAGTCTAATAAGTTGCCTTTCTACTCAGCTTAACCACAGGTATTTACAACTTCTTTCAGCATCAATGAATTGGCTTTGGTTTATTAATTTTGAACCAATACAGGACAAAATGAAAAAGACTATTTCTTTATTGATACTAACTGCATGCTTTTGGGGAACTGCAAACGCACAATCCCCTGAAATGGAAGTCCAAAAAGTAATCGAAACTCTCTTTGATGGGATGCGCGCGGGCGACAGCTCTATGGTAGCTTCGGCATTTACTCGAGATGCTATTATGCAAACCGTTTTTAAAAACCCTCAAGGAGAAGTGATAAAACAGGATGGAGATTTAGCTGGATTTCTAAATACCATTGCAACACCTCGCGAAGAGATATTGGACGAAAAAATTCTGGATTATCAAATCAAAATCGATGCGGATTTAGCTTCAGCCTGGACTCCATATCAGTTTTATATAGGGGATAACTTCTCTCATTGTGGTGTAAATTCTTTCCAGTTGGCAAAATTGGATGGGGAATGGAAGATTATTTTTATCGTCGATACCAGGAGAAGAGCAGGTTGCCTCGACGAATAGTTGTAAACTAAAGGAAACAAAAAAGGCTTCAATGTTTATTGAAGCCTTTAAACAAACTTAGTAGAAATTAACCAGCATTCTTTTGTGCTTGAATTTCAAGACGAATATCTTGAGCTAATTTCTTAAGATCTTGAAGCCCCTTTCTAGCTCTGGTTCCAGCAGCTTTATTTCCTTTATCGTAAAATTTTTCCATTTCAGATGATACGCTTTCTACTAATGCTTGTAGTTCGCTTACTCTACTCATTATATAACTCCGTTTGTTTGTGTTTATATGAATTTCATAATTAGAAACTGCGATGAAGCTATTGATTCATCTAATCTGAGTCAAATTAAAAAGCGCATTTTTAGCATAAAAAACGAAGTTTTTTTAAAAAAGAAGCACTTTTTGGGCTTGATTTCTTAAAAAATGCTCAAACTTGAGGGTAAAGAGTGCTAATGCTTAAGTGATTGGGAGGTAAAGCTAAAGGGGAGGAGGTCTATTGATAAATGCTCAGAAAGGCTTCCATCAGCATGATAAAGGCTGAACTTATTCATAGGTAGATGTTCAATAAGTACCTGGCGACAAGCACCACATGGACTGCTTACCTCTCCTCGTTTAGTATGAACTGCAATCCGTTCAAAGTTGGTTTTTCCTGCAGCCAAAGCCTTAGAAAGTGCCACTCGTTCCGCACATAAACCCATTGCCCAATCAGATACCTCAATATTAACTCCTTCAAAAAGAGAATTTGCTGTATATAACAAAGACGATACCGGAAAATTGGAATGTTTGGGTACAGCTTTGTCCAATAATGTCATAAGGTGATCCTTTTCAGGGATAGAAAAGGGAGCTTCAATCTCAAGATCGGAGAGTGTAGTAGGGCAGTCGGTTTTGTTAACCTCTAACCCAAACTCATTTTGCCAGAACTGAAATTGGTCAAAAGCTTCATCTGGAATAAAAAGAATTGAGGGTGTTTCTCCCTCACTTAAGCAAATACAGCATGCAGATTGTATTGCAGTGATGGTAAGTGGAAAAGAAACATTCTCTATACGAACACCGGTAAATAGTCCACCTTTATCCCCCTGTACTACACAGGCTTTTGGATTCCCTGAATAAGGAACGTACGAACGGTCTTTTAGAATGCTCCAAATCATTGAGGAGAAATAAAGGAAGAAAATGCTGCATCAGCAACTACTGCTCTGATTCTGCTTATTCGTCTTCCGTATGATCGATTTGGATAAGTTCGGTTAGTAAGTAAAATGATAGTCATATTTTTCTCACGGTCTACCCAAAAACTGGTACCTGTAAAACCAAGATGTCCAAAAGTATCAGAACTGGCGAGCTGGCCTGCTGTAGTAAACCCTTCCGGGCTTTTTCTATCGAAGCCCAGACCTCTTCCGCTTAATTCAGATTGCTTTGTAGTGAATTCGTGTATTATCTCTTTAGATAAAAAGCGTTGGTTAGCATAAACCCCATCATTGAGAAGGAGTGTGGCAAATTTAGCCAGATCGTCCACCGAGGCAAATAACCCTGCATGTCCCGCAACCCCATCTAAGAAATAGGCCCGCTCATCATGAACATTAGCCTGTACCAGCCCTCGATCAAATACAGTATCAATTTCTGTAGGTGGGATTCGGTTAACATACCAACGACTCACATTCCTTGGATTGAAATACGCGCCATACATTCCCATCGGGTAATAGAATTCTCTTCTCATATATCCATCAATACCCTGATCCACGATTAGAGAGACAATTTCAGCGAGCAGTATCATCCCGAGATCGCTATACACATATTGAGTTCCGGGCATGTAAGTAAGAGGTTCATTCTTGATAGCTCGAATTATATCTCTTCTGCTTTTCAAAGAATCTACATAAACCCGGAAAGGAGGGAGGCCGGATTGGTGTAAAAGCATATCCCGAATTGTGATTTCCCTTTTCTCATCAGTGTCAAACTCAGGGATAAACCTCCAAACTTCATCGTCAAGTGAAAGCTTATTTTCATCAACCAGCTTCATTACTGCAGTAGATGTTGATACTATCTTGGTGATAGAGGCGAGGTCGTACACATCGGTATCTTTAACTTCTTTGAGTTTATCATAATCGTGGTAGCCGATCTCTTTCTTATAAACCATTACCCCATCTTTAATAACAGCAGCAACAGCTCCGGGGAATACTGAATCTCGAACAGCATCAAGGAGGATGTCATCTATCTTGAAAAGCTCTTTGGATATCAAACCTACATCCTCAGGTTTGCCATAACGTAGTGTAGTATGATCTATATCTATTCCATCACCCAGATTATACATCTCAGGTATTTGTATGGAAAGCTTTCCCGAAATAGGACTGGCTCCGAAAAGACCTGGGGCAGTATTTCTCATTTGAAGTGAATTATTTGACCATGCCATGATATGAGCATTGGTTTCTTTCAATTCAGAAACCAGGTAAGGATTGCCAAACATAACCAATACAGATGGCTTGTTGATGCTCATTAATCGGTTGAGGAAGGATGATTGTTTGCGAGAAAGCTGGATCGACTCTTGGAAGCTTAATCCAACAAATGAGCCGATAATAATGAGATCGGTTGCTCTGGCTTCATCAAGAATTTCTTGTTCATCGTTGGCATTACTTCGGGTATCATGAACCCTGAATGTGACATCCGGGTGATAGTCTCGAAGTGTTCTCACAAAAGCAGAACCGGTATTGCCATAGTCTTCATCTGAAATTGAAACCAATAGCACTTTCCGGTGAACGGTAGGGTCAATGGGGATGATATCGCCTTCATTCTTCAATAAGGTGATGGATTCACGCGCAATCTTGTCAGCTACTGACTGGTGATAGTTAGTGCTAATGCGGTTATCAAGGTTGTTTAGATCTACCTGATTATCCTGATCAAATAAACCATGCTCCTGTTTCCAGGCTATGATCTTTCGGTACGACTCTTCAATTCTTTTTTCCGAAATCTCATTTCGTTCTACAGCGTCTACCACTTCATTAATTGCAGTGTAGATGTCCGGACTGATGAGCATAATGTCAGCCCCTGCTTTTAATGCCTGAACAACCGCTCTTCCGGGAGAAAATTTTGAAGTAATGCCCTGCATTTCGAGTCCATCTGTAACTACAACACCATCAAAGTCGAGAGAGTCTTTGAGTATTCTTCCCAGGATAGATTCATCCAGTGTTCCGGGGAGATCAGGGTGCTCGCTGATCTGAGGAAAAGAAATATGGGCACTCATGATGCTTGGAATTCCCATATCTATAGCTGCTTTAAAGGGGATTAATTCTACAGAATCTAACCTTGTGTAGCTATGGTCAAGAACAGGGAGTGCTAGATGTGAATCAGTATCAGTATCACCATGTCCGGGAAAATGTTTTGCAGTAGATACGACCCCTTCACTATGAACACCTTGCATAAAGGCGATTCCATAATCAGAGACGATTTCAGGATCTCCCGCAAAAGACCGAACATTAATAACAGGGTTGTCAGGATTGTTATTTACATCCAGAACTGGTGCAAAAATCTGGTGCACACCCAAAGCCTTTGCTTCAATAGCGGTTATTTTACCCATCATAAAGGCATTTCGCTTATCTCCGGTTGCTGCTACTCCCATAGCCGGTGTAAATCGGGTAGTTCCCGAAATCCTCATTGCAGCTCCATATTCCATATCCTGTGTAATCCAAAGTGGGATATGACTAAGTTTTTGGAGCTTGTTGGTTAGCATTGCCTGCCCGTAAATATCACCTCTCATAAAGATAATGCCGCCAATATGCTCACGGGTTACAAGGTCTGAGAGTTCTTTAAATCGATGACTGTCATGATTAAGAAAGCGTCCTTCAACAGGAACAAAAAAGAGTTGTCCTATTTTTTCTCTTAAGCTCGCATTTGCTACCAGCGAGTCAATAAAAGAATCCTCAGAAGAGGAGAGTGTTGTTACTCTGTCATTTGGGTTAGATGCGGTAAGTAATACAGTAAGCCCCATTAAGAAGCCAAGAAAACCTATTTTTTTCATGTAAGAAGTCTGTACGATAAAGAATGCCTGCGAGAATGTACATTCTCAAACTAAACCAACCAATCAATATTGGTTAAAAGTTCAAAAAAAATAGAGAAAAGCGGGAGTTGGTGATTGGTTATCAACCATTAACTAAAGTTGTTTAGCGATGGTCTTACCTTTCGGAGCTCCTTCTCTAATCGCTAGTTGTCCACAACCTGCATCAATATCGTCTCCCCGGCTTCTTCGAACAGTAGCTCTCACATCATTCCTGATCAAGGCCTTTAAGAAATTATCTAAGCGTTCTTCTCGTGCCCTTTTCAATTCAACACCAGCCACGTTATTGTACATGATTATGTTAACCTTACTAGGAGCCCATTTAACAATTCTTGCAAGATTTCGAGCGTCTTCTTTCGTGTCATTAAAGCCATCGAAAAGAAGATATTCATAGGTTATAGGTCGCTCTGTTTTTCTGTAATAGTATCGTACGGCTTCTTCCAGGGCTTCCAGGTCCATAGAATTATTGATGGGCATAATCTTATCTCTTTTCTCGTCACTTGGAGCGTGTAAAGAAATAGCCAGATAAAAAGGCTCAGCATCGTCAGCCAGTTTTTTTATCTGTTTGGTAAGCCCTACGGTTGAAACCGTGATTCTTTTAGGAGATAATTCAATACTGAGCGGATCGGAAATTATGCTCGCTGAATCTACTACTGCCTTGTAATTATGAAGCGGTTCTCCCATCCCCATATACACGATGTTGGTGATCTTTTTACCAAAGCGGTCTTCCGAAATAGTGTTGATATACTGTACCTGGTCAACGATTTCTCCATGTGAGAGATTTCGAAATAAGCCCATTTTCCCGGTTGCACAAAAAGAGCATCCAAATACACATCCAACCTGTGAAGACACACAAACCGTTAAGCGTTTAGCAACACCATCAGGGTAAAAATCAGGAATCAGGACTGCTTCTACTTTATAATCTTTGTCTTCATCATTCAGTTTAAACAGAAACTTAATAGTGCCGTCTTTGGATTCTTGCTGATTGGAAACCTGAATTCTATTTATAGATGCGACTTCTTCCAGCTTTGCTCTAAGCTCTTTAGAAAGGTTAGTCATTTCCTCGAAAGAGGAAGCACCCTTTTGGTAAAGCCACTGGAAGATTTGATTCGCTCTGAACCTGGGCAGACCTAAGCCTTCACAAAATTCCAGGAGCTGAGATTTAGTGAGGGATTTTATATCAGTTTTTGCAGAAGTAGAAATGTTGCTCATATTGCATCAAAGATACAGATATGAGCAACTAAGAGCATGAATTACTTGAACGCGTTAGCGGCTGCTAACAGAATATCGCCGTTTATTCGCTCACGGTGATCAGGGTTAACATATTGGAATTTAACTGTTCCTTCAGTGTCGATAAGAAAAACAGCTGGAGCAGGTAAAATATGGTGATCGTATCCTGAATCCTTTTCTAGGTCTATTCCATATGCTTTGTAGCGCTCCACGGTTTGAGAATCGAGGGTATAAGCAACTCCAAAACCTTTTAGAGCGTCTGCAGGACTATCAGAAAGAAGGGTATAAGTTAGCTCGACATCTGTAAGAGTCTTTTTTAGAGCCTCTGGTCTGTCCACACTAATAGCTAGGATTTGGTATCCCATTTCAACAATTTCTTCTTCGATTTGCTGAAGCTCACCCATATGCCGGGTGCAATATGGACACCAACCGCCTCTGTAAAACACGATCATGGTTGGTTGCTGTGCTGCTAGTTCTCTGAGATTTACATCTTCGCCATCAATATTTTTAAGCGATACATCAGGAATAGTAGAATTGATAAGGATGGGGTTCACTTTTGTAGGAGAATCCGGAATGGTTTGAGCAATACTACTGGAACTCAATAAAAGCGAAAGGATAGTTAGTAAAAGTAATTGGCTAGGTAATTTTATTTTCATTGCCTAAAAGAGTTTATTGATTAATAATAAGTTGCCAAGTTAACCAATACTTAGCTTTACTTCGCTCTCAGAAGGCAAATGTGATAAAAATGTTAGAATTGAGCCGAGGTATATCGACTCAACCTAACTTCATTTGATTAAGCTGCCGCAGCCAGTCGCTCAAGGATTGCAGTCCACCCGTTGGTATGATTGGTCTGCATTTGTTCATTGGGCATGAAATCATGTACTAATTTTACTTCCGTACCACCATCTACCGAATTAAGGGTAATGGTAACCAGTGTATCTTCTACGGCTTGTGAATTCCACGTGAACACAATTTTCTCATTCTCAATTACTTCTTTGTATTCACCGGTATGAGTGTAGGTCTCCTCATCACCAATCATATCAATTTTGAAGCTTCCACCGGTTTTAACATCTGCATCAACAGAAGCACTCCAGCCATCTGGCCCGGCGTAAAACCACTTCTCCATAATATTATTGTCGATTAGTGCTTTAAAAATTGCTGGTTTGTCCGCATTAATCACTTTTGATACTTCAATGGCATGGTCGTTTGGTCGGCTCATAATTATTCCTTTTTTGATTGTTCAATAAATTGTTGGAGCTCAGTCAAACGTGTATCCCAGAATCGTTTATACTCTTTTATCAATGACTCTACTTCATCAAGAGGAGAGACATTCATACTACAGGTGATTGTTCTACCCTTTTTCTTTTTAGTTATGAGGTTTGCTTTCTCCAGTACCTTTAGATGTTTTGAGACGGCAGCTAATGACATATCATAGGGCTCTGCTATTTCATTTACCGTTCTCTCTTTTTCTGCAAGAGACATTAAAATAGAGCGACGGGTGGAATCGGATAAAGCGTATAGTGTTGAATCAAGCATAACATTTAACTGATTGGTTAAATATAAAGGATAGATGCAGAGATATTCAACCAACTGGTTAAATACTTTTCTTAGTATAGAATGTAAAGGTTTTAGAGCCTGGGATTAATCACATTATTGTAGATTGACCCAAACGTAAACTCGATGCCAACGCTGCCACCAAAGCTGTAGGAAGTAGCCTGGTTTCGAAGATTTAATAAGACTTCTTCCTCGGTAGATCCTCCCGCAGGTAGAGATAATTGATCGTTTATAAATGAATATCTTCCGGAGAAGAAGACATTCAAACCTCGAAAAATTCTCATATCTATCCGTGCATCAAATCGGATATTATTTTTTGATAAATCATGGGTGTATGCTTCTGTACGAATGCTACCTTCAACACCTCCCCAGGGCTGGGTAAACTCAGAATCGATTCTAAACTCGTGCTGAAGCAGAAGTTCTTCATCTTTTCCAAAAATTGTGGTTTCTGTATAGTCGAGAGAGGCTATTGTAAACCCATACCGAACGAGTATTTGTCGGCGTGTAAATTCATCATAAGGGAATAGACTAAATTCTACTGCTGGTGCAAATGATAGTCTAAGGTCGATATTATCTTGTGTTGAAGTT
Proteins encoded in this region:
- a CDS encoding DUF4440 domain-containing protein: MKKTISLLILTACFWGTANAQSPEMEVQKVIETLFDGMRAGDSSMVASAFTRDAIMQTVFKNPQGEVIKQDGDLAGFLNTIATPREEILDEKILDYQIKIDADLASAWTPYQFYIGDNFSHCGVNSFQLAKLDGEWKIIFIVDTRRRAGCLDE
- a CDS encoding histone H1 encodes the protein MSRVSELQALVESVSSEMEKFYDKGNKAAGTRARKGLQDLKKLAQDIRLEIQAQKNAG
- a CDS encoding cytidine deaminase, which codes for MIWSILKDRSYVPYSGNPKACVVQGDKGGLFTGVRIENVSFPLTITAIQSACCICLSEGETPSILFIPDEAFDQFQFWQNEFGLEVNKTDCPTTLSDLEIEAPFSIPEKDHLMTLLDKAVPKHSNFPVSSLLYTANSLFEGVNIEVSDWAMGLCAERVALSKALAAGKTNFERIAVHTKRGEVSSPCGACRQVLIEHLPMNKFSLYHADGSLSEHLSIDLLPFSFTSQSLKH
- the rlmN gene encoding 23S rRNA (adenine(2503)-C(2))-methyltransferase RlmN — its product is MSNISTSAKTDIKSLTKSQLLEFCEGLGLPRFRANQIFQWLYQKGASSFEEMTNLSKELRAKLEEVASINRIQVSNQQESKDGTIKFLFKLNDEDKDYKVEAVLIPDFYPDGVAKRLTVCVSSQVGCVFGCSFCATGKMGLFRNLSHGEIVDQVQYINTISEDRFGKKITNIVYMGMGEPLHNYKAVVDSASIISDPLSIELSPKRITVSTVGLTKQIKKLADDAEPFYLAISLHAPSDEKRDKIMPINNSMDLEALEEAVRYYYRKTERPITYEYLLFDGFNDTKEDARNLARIVKWAPSKVNIIMYNNVAGVELKRAREERLDNFLKALIRNDVRATVRRSRGDDIDAGCGQLAIREGAPKGKTIAKQL
- a CDS encoding AhpC/TSA family protein; translated protein: MKIKLPSQLLLLTILSLLLSSSSIAQTIPDSPTKVNPILINSTIPDVSLKNIDGEDVNLRELAAQQPTMIVFYRGGWCPYCTRHMGELQQIEEEIVEMGYQILAISVDRPEALKKTLTDVELTYTLLSDSPADALKGFGVAYTLDSQTVERYKAYGIDLEKDSGYDHHILPAPAVFLIDTEGTVKFQYVNPDHRERINGDILLAAANAFK
- a CDS encoding SRPBCC domain-containing protein → MSRPNDHAIEVSKVINADKPAIFKALIDNNIMEKWFYAGPDGWSASVDADVKTGGSFKIDMIGDEETYTHTGEYKEVIENEKIVFTWNSQAVEDTLVTITLNSVDGGTEVKLVHDFMPNEQMQTNHTNGWTAILERLAAAA
- a CDS encoding ArsR family transcriptional regulator; translation: MLDSTLYALSDSTRRSILMSLAEKERTVNEIAEPYDMSLAAVSKHLKVLEKANLITKKKKGRTITCSMNVSPLDEVESLIKEYKRFWDTRLTELQQFIEQSKKE